ATTCAAACTGGGTTGCAAGAGAGAAAGCAATCCTTCTTCTTTCTCGTTCAAAAGACCCAAAAGCAATAGAACCATTAGCAAAGGTTATGGTAGAAGATTCAGACAAGGGAATTAGAAAAATGACTGCTCAAATGTTATCTGGATTTAATGATAAAAAGATTGTTCCTATATTCAAAAAACAAGTTTTAGAAAATGGAGAACATAAAATTATAGGAGCGACTGTTTTAATGAAACTAGGAAATGAAGAAGAAAAAAAGATTGCTTTACCGATTTTAGAAAAATATGCAGAAGAAGGACATCCAGAAGTATTATCATATTCTAAACTTATTGATTATGATGACAAGAAAGGTGAAATAAGAAAAAGAGTTTATTATGACAAGAACAAGGCAAAAATAATTATGAATAAACTTCTTAATCATAAAGACGAATTAGTTTGTGCTGAAGCGGTATATTATTTACACGATATGGGTGATAAAGATATTGTCCAAGGAAAGATAGAGAATATTCTTAAATCTGAAAATCCCAGAGTAAAAAATATAGGAAAATCTATATTAAAACAAATTGGAGACGAAAAAAGTAAAAAGAGATTACAAGAATTAGAATATCAAGAATTACAAAAAGAATTAAAAGATGCAGAGCAGAAAAGAGATAAAAAGGAAGGTAAAAAATGAAAGCAATTTACCGAAAATATTTTTTATTATTTTGTAGTATTGGTTTTCAATTATTTTTATCTGCTGATTTATTTTCATATGACCGCATAAAAGCGGTAAACTATGCCGATACTTGGGCGTATGGTCGTAATCCTGTATATCATGATTACAGTGAGGAAGGTGGAGATTGCA
The nucleotide sequence above comes from Elusimicrobiota bacterium. Encoded proteins:
- a CDS encoding HEAT repeat domain-containing protein, whose amino-acid sequence is MLKPIICGVLVLNMFAGLQSEKFLLAQEQNLEGQKKFLEFQKEQKKEQNKLKNRVPKLIKELDNSNWVAREKAILLLSRSKDPKAIEPLAKVMVEDSDKGIRKMTAQMLSGFNDKKIVPIFKKQVLENGEHKIIGATVLMKLGNEEEKKIALPILEKYAEEGHPEVLSYSKLIDYDDKKGEIRKRVYYDKNKAKIIMNKLLNHKDELVCAEAVYYLHDMGDKDIVQGKIENILKSENPRVKNIGKSILKQIGDEKSKKRLQELEYQELQKELKDAEQKRDKKEGKK